The Aquipuribacter nitratireducens genome has a segment encoding these proteins:
- a CDS encoding hydantoinase/oxoprolinase family protein, translated as MDVGGTFTDVLLIDTGTGRTWRAKTASTPEDQSVGVLRGIERVCAEAGVGLADLTEVLHGTTVATNAILEGKGAKVGLVTTQGFRQVLQIARSFVPGGLAGWIIWPKPEPLAALENTVEAVERVGSDGSVVTPLDADDVRAKIRTLKEQGVEALCVSLINSFANGDHEKQVGVIATEELGAGFPVSLSSHVLPELREYERTVTTVANGYVQPQVARYVSSLAEQLSGAGVDGPLYILRSDGGLASASAAAANPVNLLLSGPAGGVTGAAWAAEQAGYRDFLTFDMGGTSTDVALVQDLVPRVGRQTRVGDLDVRAASVDVRTVGAGGGSIAHVPPLTQALRVGPQSAGAVPGPAAYGQGGEAPTVTDANVVLGYLPSSLAGGEITLDVDAARAAVQTIADATALESVEAAAAGIVDIVNENMFGALRLVSVQQGFDPRDFALVAFGGAGPLHANALGRLTGAWPVIIPPSPGVLCAYGDATTSLRDEAARTYIRQFPETSDDDLRAALEELAASARATLRAEGLDDADVTVGYSADLRYHGQGFEIPVTIDLDAFDGEGAGLASLAERFDAEHQRLFGFLLRNAHEVVTLRASATGPRPAVAAETLPEGGDPSAAKVADHDIWVEGGRVSAGVYDRARLGAGAVVAGPAVITEMDSTTLVLPGHEARVHPSGSLLLTPVGHAPTHESTED; from the coding sequence GTGGACGTCGGAGGCACCTTCACCGACGTCCTGCTCATCGACACCGGCACCGGACGGACGTGGCGGGCGAAGACCGCCTCGACCCCGGAGGACCAGTCCGTGGGGGTGCTGCGGGGCATCGAGCGCGTGTGCGCCGAGGCGGGCGTCGGCCTCGCCGACCTCACGGAGGTCCTCCACGGCACGACGGTCGCGACGAACGCGATCCTCGAGGGCAAGGGCGCGAAGGTCGGGCTCGTCACGACACAGGGCTTCCGGCAGGTCCTCCAGATCGCCCGCTCGTTCGTGCCCGGCGGGCTCGCCGGCTGGATCATCTGGCCGAAGCCGGAGCCGCTCGCGGCGCTGGAGAACACCGTCGAGGCCGTCGAGCGGGTCGGCAGCGACGGCAGCGTCGTCACACCGCTCGACGCCGACGACGTCCGGGCGAAGATCCGGACGCTGAAGGAGCAGGGCGTCGAGGCGCTGTGCGTCAGCCTCATCAACTCCTTCGCCAACGGCGACCACGAGAAGCAGGTCGGCGTCATCGCGACCGAGGAGCTCGGCGCCGGCTTCCCCGTCTCCCTGTCGAGCCACGTGCTGCCGGAGCTGCGGGAGTACGAGCGGACGGTGACGACGGTGGCGAACGGCTACGTGCAGCCGCAGGTCGCCCGCTACGTCAGCAGCCTCGCCGAGCAGCTGTCCGGGGCCGGCGTCGACGGCCCGCTCTACATCCTCCGCTCCGACGGCGGCCTCGCCTCCGCCTCCGCCGCGGCCGCGAACCCCGTCAACCTCCTGCTGTCCGGTCCCGCCGGCGGCGTGACGGGCGCGGCGTGGGCGGCCGAGCAGGCCGGCTACCGCGACTTCCTCACCTTCGACATGGGCGGCACGAGCACCGACGTCGCCCTCGTCCAGGACCTCGTGCCGCGCGTGGGGCGCCAGACCCGCGTCGGCGACCTCGACGTCCGCGCCGCCAGCGTCGACGTCCGCACCGTCGGGGCGGGCGGCGGCTCGATCGCCCACGTCCCGCCACTCACCCAGGCGCTGCGGGTGGGGCCGCAGTCCGCGGGCGCCGTGCCCGGACCCGCCGCCTACGGGCAGGGCGGCGAGGCGCCGACCGTCACCGACGCCAACGTCGTCCTCGGGTACCTGCCGAGCAGCCTCGCGGGCGGGGAGATCACCCTCGACGTCGACGCCGCCCGGGCGGCGGTGCAGACCATCGCCGACGCGACGGCGCTGGAGTCCGTGGAGGCCGCCGCGGCGGGGATCGTCGACATCGTCAACGAGAACATGTTCGGGGCGCTGCGGCTCGTGAGCGTCCAGCAGGGCTTCGACCCCCGCGACTTCGCGCTCGTCGCCTTCGGCGGCGCCGGACCGCTCCACGCCAACGCCCTCGGCCGGCTCACCGGCGCGTGGCCGGTCATCATCCCGCCGAGCCCCGGCGTGCTGTGCGCGTACGGCGACGCGACGACGAGCCTGCGCGACGAGGCCGCCCGCACGTACATCCGCCAGTTCCCCGAGACCTCCGACGACGACCTCCGCGCGGCGCTGGAGGAGCTCGCCGCCTCCGCCCGGGCGACGCTGCGGGCCGAGGGCCTCGACGACGCCGACGTCACCGTCGGGTACTCCGCCGACCTGCGCTACCACGGGCAGGGCTTCGAGATCCCGGTGACGATCGACCTCGACGCCTTCGACGGCGAGGGCGCCGGCCTCGCCTCCCTCGCCGAACGCTTCGACGCCGAGCACCAGCGCCTCTTCGGCTTCCTGCTCCGCAACGCCCACGAGGTCGTGACGCTGCGCGCCTCGGCCACCGGGCCCCGGCCCGCCGTGGCGGCCGAGACGCTGCCGGAGGGCGGCGACCCGTCGGCGGCGAAGGTCGCCGACCACGACATCTGGGTCGAGGGCGGCCGTGTGAGCGCCGGCGTCTACGACCGGGCCCGGCTCGGTGCCGGGGCCGTCGTCGCCGGGCCCGCCGTCATCACCGAGATGGACTCCACGACGCTCGTCCTGCCCGGGCACGAGGCCCGCGTCCACCCCAGCGGCTCGCTGCTCCTCACCCCCGTCGGCCACGCACCCACCCACGAGAGCACGGAGGACTGA
- a CDS encoding CaiB/BaiF CoA transferase family protein, whose amino-acid sequence MSEPPLPLSDVRVVELGQLLAGPFCGQLLGDFGADVIKVEDPGRGDPMREWGREKPHGKSLWWPVVARNKRSVTCDLRTPEGQDLVRRLVAGADVLLENFRPGTLERWGLSPESLWEVNPRLVVTRVTGFGQSGPYSPRAGYGSIGEAMGGLRHVTGDPDAPPARTGISIGDSLAATFACVGTLVALHHRDRTGRGQVVDSAIYEAVLAMMESLLPEWEVAGYQRERTGTTLPNVAPSNVYPTADGEMVLVAANQDTVFARLATVMERPDLATDPRYATHGARGQNAEELDGLIARWTATVPADDLLARLEAGGVPAGRIYQAKDMLADPHFAARQSVVRLAHPDFGELPMQNVFPRLSATPGRVRAVGPALGEHTDEVYRDLLGLDDAELARLRGAGIV is encoded by the coding sequence GTGAGCGAGCCCCCCCTGCCCCTGTCCGACGTCCGCGTCGTCGAGCTCGGCCAGCTCCTCGCCGGCCCGTTCTGCGGGCAGCTGCTCGGCGACTTCGGCGCCGACGTCATCAAGGTCGAGGACCCCGGCCGGGGCGACCCGATGCGGGAGTGGGGCCGGGAGAAGCCGCACGGGAAGTCGCTGTGGTGGCCGGTCGTCGCGCGGAACAAGCGGAGCGTCACGTGCGACCTGCGGACCCCGGAGGGCCAGGACCTCGTCCGCCGCCTCGTCGCCGGGGCCGACGTCCTGCTGGAGAACTTCCGTCCCGGCACGCTCGAGCGGTGGGGGCTGTCCCCGGAGTCCCTGTGGGAGGTCAACCCCCGTCTGGTCGTCACCCGCGTCACCGGCTTCGGGCAGTCGGGCCCGTACTCGCCGCGCGCCGGGTACGGCTCCATCGGGGAGGCGATGGGCGGTCTGCGCCACGTGACGGGTGACCCCGACGCTCCGCCCGCGCGGACCGGCATCAGCATCGGGGACTCCCTGGCCGCGACGTTCGCGTGCGTCGGCACGCTCGTCGCGCTCCACCACCGCGACCGCACCGGCCGCGGCCAGGTCGTCGACTCCGCGATCTACGAGGCCGTCCTCGCGATGATGGAGTCGCTGCTGCCGGAGTGGGAGGTCGCCGGCTACCAGCGCGAGCGCACGGGCACGACCCTGCCGAACGTCGCGCCGAGCAACGTCTACCCCACCGCCGACGGGGAGATGGTCCTCGTCGCCGCGAACCAGGACACGGTCTTCGCGCGGCTCGCGACCGTCATGGAGCGCCCGGACCTCGCGACGGACCCCCGCTACGCCACCCACGGCGCACGGGGTCAGAACGCCGAGGAGCTCGACGGCCTCATCGCGCGGTGGACGGCGACCGTCCCCGCCGACGACCTCCTCGCCCGCCTCGAGGCGGGCGGCGTCCCGGCCGGGCGCATCTACCAGGCGAAGGACATGCTCGCCGACCCGCACTTCGCGGCGCGGCAGTCCGTCGTCCGGCTCGCCCACCCCGACTTCGGCGAGCTCCCCATGCAGAACGTGTTCCCCCGCCTCTCGGCCACCCCCGGCCGGGTCCGCGCCGTCGGGCCCGCGCTCGGGGAGCACACCGACGAGGTGTACCGCGACCTCCTCGGCCTCGACGACGCGGAGCTCGCGCGGCTCCGCGGCGCCGGGATCGTCTGA
- a CDS encoding GntR family transcriptional regulator: MDGVTVEPATTADSLRALILRGVYAPGERLGEVELARQLGVSRTPVREALRRLSAEGLVDITPHKGARVVELSPADLDHVFLLRAHVEGLAARLAAATIEEEALDRLRADAEEMVRYALPGPAQDLDRVYVLNSRFHAGIVQATGSGVLPGVVDSLVHTGAVLRTLHGFDDDAMRRSTQHHLEIVAALRARDGLWAESVMRSHLMSARASLLGPRPAERTA; this comes from the coding sequence ATGGACGGCGTCACGGTCGAACCGGCCACCACGGCCGACTCGCTGCGTGCGCTCATCCTGCGCGGCGTCTACGCGCCCGGCGAGCGGCTCGGCGAGGTCGAGCTCGCGCGCCAGCTCGGCGTGTCCCGCACACCGGTCCGCGAGGCCCTCCGCCGCCTGTCGGCGGAGGGCCTCGTCGACATCACCCCCCACAAGGGCGCCCGCGTCGTCGAGCTGTCGCCGGCCGACCTCGACCACGTCTTCCTCCTCCGGGCCCACGTCGAGGGCCTCGCCGCGCGCCTCGCGGCGGCGACCATCGAGGAGGAGGCCCTCGACCGGCTCCGGGCCGACGCGGAGGAGATGGTCCGCTACGCCCTGCCGGGTCCGGCGCAGGACCTCGACCGGGTGTACGTCCTCAACTCCCGCTTCCACGCGGGGATCGTCCAGGCGACCGGCAGCGGCGTCCTGCCGGGCGTCGTCGACTCCCTCGTCCACACCGGCGCCGTGCTCCGCACCCTCCACGGCTTCGACGACGACGCCATGCGGCGCAGCACCCAGCACCACCTCGAGATCGTCGCCGCGCTCCGCGCCCGCGACGGGCTGTGGGCGGAGTCGGTGATGCGCAGCCACCTCATGTCCGCCCGGGCGTCCCTGCTCGGGCCCCGACCCGCCGAGAGGACCGCGTGA
- a CDS encoding hydroxymethylglutaryl-CoA lyase, whose protein sequence is MADDGVRPAGVHVVEVGPRDGLQNERRVLDVATRVELVRRLVAAGVRRLETVSFVNPTRVPQMAGAEEVMAEVPRTAPDGSPVAHIGLVLNERGLDRALAAAVDEVNLVAITTETFSHRNQGAGVDDVLAATVRMLERARAAGVPASVTVSASFGCPFEGEVTTEQVMRVVRAVLPAEPVEVALADTIGVGVPADVRRLVRAVRAESDVPLRAHFHNTRNTGYANALAAAEEGVLALDASIGGYGGCPFAPNATGNIATEDLVYALGRSGHDVGLRVDDLAAPRDFVTSALGADQAPGLLGRAGDWP, encoded by the coding sequence ATGGCAGACGACGGTGTCCGGCCGGCGGGTGTGCACGTGGTCGAGGTGGGCCCCCGCGACGGGCTGCAGAACGAGCGCCGCGTGCTCGACGTCGCCACGCGCGTCGAGCTCGTGCGCCGGCTCGTCGCGGCGGGGGTGCGCCGGCTCGAGACAGTGAGCTTCGTCAACCCGACCCGCGTCCCGCAGATGGCGGGCGCGGAGGAGGTCATGGCCGAGGTGCCGCGCACGGCGCCGGACGGGTCGCCGGTCGCGCACATCGGTCTCGTCCTCAACGAGCGCGGCCTCGACCGGGCGCTCGCGGCGGCGGTCGACGAGGTCAACCTCGTCGCGATCACGACCGAGACGTTCTCCCACCGCAACCAGGGCGCGGGGGTCGACGACGTGCTCGCGGCGACGGTCCGGATGCTCGAGCGCGCCCGGGCCGCCGGCGTGCCGGCCTCGGTGACGGTGTCGGCGTCGTTCGGCTGCCCCTTCGAGGGCGAGGTGACGACGGAGCAGGTGATGCGCGTCGTGCGGGCCGTGCTGCCCGCCGAGCCGGTCGAGGTCGCCCTCGCCGACACCATCGGCGTCGGTGTGCCCGCGGACGTCCGGCGGCTCGTGCGCGCGGTGCGGGCGGAGTCCGACGTGCCGCTGCGCGCCCACTTCCACAACACCCGCAACACCGGCTACGCCAACGCCCTCGCCGCGGCCGAGGAGGGGGTGCTCGCCCTCGACGCCTCGATCGGCGGGTACGGCGGCTGCCCGTTCGCGCCGAACGCCACGGGCAACATCGCGACGGAGGACCTCGTGTACGCGCTGGGACGGTCCGGGCACGACGTCGGCCTGCGGGTCGACGACCTCGCGGCCCCGCGCGACTTCGTCACGAGCGCGCTGGGCGCCGACCAGGCACCGGGTCTCCTCGGGCGGGCAGGCGACTGGCCGTGA
- a CDS encoding FAD-dependent oxidoreductase — MAATQVCVVGGGPAGMVLGTLLARGGVRVTVLEKHTDFLRDFRGDTVHASTLTLLDELGLGEELARLPQRRVETAEVVLDSGPVRVGDLRRLPGRHRHIALVPQWDFLELLASAAAREPTFSLRRDAEVVGVRRDGGGRVCGVVVRDRTDGATSEVGADLVVACDGRGSTVRAAAGLPTRTFGVPMDVEWFRLPRADSDPSGLVGRISSGRMVVMIDRGGYWQCGFLVRHGGDEELRRQPVDHLRAELERLLPWLRGRTADLAGWDDVSLLAVRLDRLRRWHAPGLLVIGDAAHAMSPVGGVGINLAIQDATAAARHLGEVLRAGDPAPEALDAACRRVQRRRWLPTVLVQAGQRLAHRRIIRRVLGGDAPGASATRPPRALQVLQRLPWLQGVPARLVAIGPLPEHAPPWARR; from the coding sequence ATGGCTGCGACCCAGGTGTGCGTGGTCGGCGGCGGGCCGGCCGGGATGGTCCTCGGGACCCTCCTGGCGCGGGGCGGGGTGCGCGTCACCGTGCTGGAGAAGCACACGGACTTCCTTCGCGACTTCCGCGGCGACACGGTGCACGCCTCGACGCTCACCCTCCTCGACGAGCTCGGACTCGGCGAGGAGCTCGCGCGGCTGCCGCAGCGGCGCGTCGAGACCGCCGAGGTGGTGCTCGACTCCGGGCCGGTGCGCGTCGGGGACCTGCGCCGCCTGCCGGGACGGCACCGCCACATCGCGCTGGTGCCGCAGTGGGACTTCCTCGAGCTCCTCGCGTCCGCCGCCGCCCGCGAGCCGACGTTCTCGCTGCGCCGCGACGCCGAGGTGGTCGGGGTGCGGCGCGACGGCGGCGGACGGGTGTGCGGGGTCGTGGTCCGCGACCGGACGGACGGTGCCACGAGCGAGGTGGGCGCCGACCTCGTCGTCGCGTGCGACGGGCGCGGGTCGACCGTCCGGGCGGCGGCCGGGCTGCCGACGCGTACGTTCGGGGTGCCGATGGACGTCGAGTGGTTCCGGCTGCCGCGCGCGGACTCCGACCCGTCGGGGCTCGTCGGGAGGATCTCGTCCGGCCGGATGGTCGTCATGATCGACCGGGGCGGGTACTGGCAGTGCGGGTTCCTCGTCCGCCACGGGGGCGACGAGGAGCTCCGGCGGCAGCCGGTCGACCACCTGCGCGCCGAGCTCGAGCGCCTGCTGCCGTGGCTCCGCGGGCGCACCGCTGACCTGGCGGGGTGGGACGACGTCAGCCTGCTCGCGGTCCGTCTCGACCGGCTGCGCCGCTGGCACGCTCCCGGGCTCCTCGTGATCGGGGACGCCGCGCACGCGATGTCGCCCGTAGGCGGGGTCGGCATCAACCTCGCGATCCAGGACGCCACGGCGGCCGCGCGGCACCTCGGTGAGGTGCTGCGTGCCGGCGACCCTGCACCGGAGGCGCTCGATGCCGCCTGCCGCCGGGTGCAGCGCCGCCGGTGGCTGCCCACGGTCCTGGTGCAGGCGGGGCAGCGCCTCGCCCACCGGCGGATCATCCGGCGGGTCCTCGGCGGGGACGCGCCGGGCGCGTCGGCGACGCGGCCGCCGCGGGCCCTGCAGGTGCTGCAGCGCCTGCCGTGGCTGCAGGGCGTGCCCGCGCGGCTCGTCGCCATCGGCCCGCTGCCGGAGCACGCCCCGCCGTGGGCTCGACGCTGA
- a CDS encoding DUF3180 family protein, translating to MHVAPTRAGPLLLLAGVAFAVTTAVLQVRSAGGQAFAAPPLAASAVLAALAAAILVVAWPVRRWTKGERDRHLDPLRAARTVALAKAAALAGAVMSGAWTGFALVAVPLVSVSAQPGRVALTAAVVLASLAVTVAGLVAERWCMLPPEDDDDGPPGGEASPA from the coding sequence GTGCACGTCGCTCCCACCCGGGCCGGCCCGCTCCTCCTCCTCGCCGGCGTCGCGTTCGCCGTCACCACGGCCGTGCTCCAGGTCCGCAGCGCCGGGGGGCAGGCGTTCGCCGCGCCCCCGCTCGCCGCCTCCGCCGTGCTCGCCGCGCTCGCCGCGGCGATCCTCGTCGTCGCGTGGCCCGTCCGGCGGTGGACGAAGGGGGAGCGGGACCGGCACCTCGACCCGCTGCGCGCCGCCCGGACCGTCGCCCTGGCGAAGGCGGCCGCGCTCGCGGGTGCCGTCATGAGCGGGGCGTGGACCGGCTTCGCGCTCGTCGCCGTCCCGCTCGTCAGCGTGTCCGCGCAGCCGGGCCGGGTGGCGCTCACCGCGGCCGTCGTCCTCGCCTCGCTCGCGGTGACGGTCGCGGGCCTCGTCGCCGAGCGCTGGTGCATGCTGCCGCCGGAGGACGACGACGACGGCCCGCCCGGCGGGGAGGCCAGCCCCGCCTGA
- the folK gene encoding 2-amino-4-hydroxy-6-hydroxymethyldihydropteridine diphosphokinase gives MSDVGDDGPGPLDRVSVTGIRGHGFHGVLAHEKRDGQEFSCDVALHVRRLRGGRTDDLADAVDYSVVARKAHEVLTGPSLDLVEAVAERIAAAVLEDRRVSVVEVTVHKPQAPVGVPFDDVTVRVVRTQDDALADQAPDAPHRAVLALGANLGDAYATLHQAVLDLADRDGVEVMEASPVVDTAPVGGPTQDRYLNAVLLVRTRLSPRALLHACQDVEQAHGRTRDLRWGPRTLDVDVVEVRRDDGAPLVLDTEDLELPHPRAADRRFVLEPWSLVDPEARLWHWPGVERPVRELLEELVELEDEDDDEAVVVRHDLALPFGLPPSG, from the coding sequence GTGAGCGACGTGGGCGACGACGGTCCCGGCCCCCTCGACCGGGTGAGCGTCACCGGCATCCGGGGCCACGGGTTCCACGGGGTGCTCGCGCACGAGAAGCGCGACGGGCAGGAGTTCTCGTGCGACGTCGCCCTGCACGTCCGTCGCCTGCGCGGCGGGCGGACCGACGACCTCGCCGACGCCGTCGACTACTCGGTCGTCGCCCGCAAGGCCCACGAGGTCCTCACCGGCCCGTCCCTCGACCTCGTCGAGGCGGTCGCCGAGCGCATCGCCGCGGCGGTGCTCGAGGACCGCCGGGTGTCCGTCGTCGAGGTGACGGTCCACAAGCCGCAGGCTCCGGTCGGCGTGCCGTTCGACGACGTCACGGTACGGGTGGTCCGCACGCAGGACGACGCGCTCGCCGACCAGGCCCCCGACGCGCCGCACCGCGCCGTCCTCGCGCTCGGCGCCAACCTCGGGGACGCCTACGCGACGCTCCACCAGGCCGTCCTCGACCTCGCCGACCGCGACGGCGTCGAGGTCATGGAGGCCTCGCCCGTGGTCGACACCGCGCCCGTCGGCGGGCCGACGCAGGACCGCTACCTCAACGCCGTGCTGCTCGTCCGCACGCGGCTGTCGCCGCGGGCGCTGCTGCACGCCTGCCAGGACGTCGAGCAGGCGCACGGCCGCACGCGGGACCTGCGCTGGGGGCCCCGCACGCTCGACGTCGACGTCGTCGAGGTGCGCCGCGACGACGGCGCACCGCTCGTGCTCGACACCGAGGACCTCGAGCTGCCGCACCCGAGGGCGGCCGACCGCCGCTTCGTCCTCGAGCCGTGGTCGCTCGTCGACCCCGAGGCGCGGCTGTGGCACTGGCCGGGGGTCGAGCGTCCCGTCCGCGAGCTGCTCGAGGAGCTCGTCGAGCTCGAGGACGAGGACGACGACGAGGCGGTGGTCGTGCGGCACGACCTCGCGCTCCCCTTCGGGCTGCCGCCGAGCGGCTGA
- the folP gene encoding dihydropteroate synthase gives MEPAGAGRRPPAPLLTPHAGPAGLPEAARRRLVGLDRPAVLAVLNVTPDSFSDGGLWHDPDDAVRHGLHLVASGADAVDVGGESTRPGAARVDAAEELRRTVTVVRRLAGDGVPVSIDTMRAEVAAACLEAGAVLVNDVSGGAADPAMARVVAEAGCPFVVMHWRGHSRSMASQATYADTVTDVVAELRRRVDDLVAAGVDADRLVLDPGIGFAKDAGHNWDLLAGLDALAALGLPLLVGVSRKRFLGALLPGPDGEPRPVEQRDDASAAVAALLAAEGVWAVRSHTALATLDAVTVGAAWRRARAAVARQDRST, from the coding sequence GTGGAACCCGCCGGCGCCGGGCGACGCCCCCCGGCACCGCTCCTGACCCCTCATGCCGGGCCTGCCGGGCTGCCCGAGGCGGCCCGGCGGCGCCTCGTCGGCCTCGACCGGCCCGCCGTGCTCGCGGTCCTCAACGTCACGCCCGACTCGTTCTCCGACGGGGGGCTGTGGCACGACCCGGACGACGCCGTCCGCCACGGCCTGCACCTCGTGGCGTCGGGCGCGGACGCCGTCGACGTCGGTGGCGAGTCGACCCGGCCCGGCGCCGCGCGGGTCGACGCGGCCGAGGAGCTGCGCCGCACCGTGACCGTCGTGCGCCGGCTCGCCGGTGACGGCGTGCCGGTGAGCATCGACACGATGCGTGCGGAGGTCGCCGCCGCCTGCCTCGAGGCCGGTGCGGTGCTCGTCAACGACGTGAGTGGCGGTGCCGCCGACCCGGCGATGGCCCGGGTCGTGGCGGAGGCGGGCTGCCCGTTCGTCGTCATGCACTGGCGCGGCCACTCGCGGTCGATGGCGTCGCAGGCGACCTACGCGGACACGGTCACCGACGTCGTCGCGGAGCTGCGGAGGCGGGTCGACGACCTCGTGGCCGCCGGGGTCGACGCCGACCGGCTGGTGCTCGATCCCGGCATCGGCTTCGCGAAGGACGCCGGCCACAACTGGGACCTCCTCGCCGGGCTCGACGCCCTGGCGGCCCTCGGCCTGCCGCTGCTCGTCGGCGTCAGCCGCAAGCGGTTCCTCGGCGCCCTGCTGCCGGGGCCGGACGGCGAGCCGCGACCGGTCGAGCAGCGGGACGACGCCTCCGCCGCCGTCGCCGCCCTCCTCGCGGCGGAGGGGGTGTGGGCGGTGCGCTCGCACACGGCCCTGGCCACCCTCGACGCCGTGACGGTCGGCGCGGCCTGGCGCCGTGCGCGCGCGGCCGTCGCTCGGCAGGATCGGTCGACGTGA
- the ftsH gene encoding ATP-dependent zinc metalloprotease FtsH — protein sequence MKMRSFLRSGAIWIVLAIVIVLLGARLITGDRVTQVDTSEALQLIRDERVASALVVDQEQRLDLTLREGEEVDGASQVRANYVFQRGDEILELLDEHPPPEGVDEENPQGSILTGLLFTILPLLLILGLFWFVLSRMSGGGNRVMQFGKSKAKLVSKDMPKVTYADVAGAQEAVEELTEIKEFLSDPQKFLSVGAKIPKGVLLYGPPGTGKTLLARATAGEAGVPFYSISGSDFVEMFVGVGASRVRDLFEQAKQNAPAIIFVDEIDAVGRHRGAGMGGGHDEREQTLNQLLVEMDGFDVKTNVILIAATNRPDILDPALLRPGRFDRQITVEAPDMQGRLKILQVHGKGKPLADGVDLESIARRTPGFTGADLANVLNEAALLTARSEQQTIDNATLDEAIDRVMAGPQKRTRMMNDKERLITAYHEGGHALVAAALPNTDPVAKITILPRGRALGYTMVLPTEDKYSTTRNEMLDQLAYALGGRVAEELVFHDPTSGAANDIEKATGLARKMVTQFGMSEAIGAIKLGQGSGEVFLGRDMGHERDYSESVAATVDREVRRLIEAAHDEAWEILVEHRAVLDRLVRELLEKETLNAEQIAEVFSDVVKREARPVWLSSERRAVSDLPPVDVPPRVNGTNGVSANGHGTPNGGSHNGGAHPGDGGSAGGTTDGAGAGGQGVGTPGGGAPAGEPAGGWNPPAPGDAPRHRS from the coding sequence ATGAAGATGCGCAGCTTCCTCCGCAGCGGGGCGATCTGGATCGTCCTCGCGATCGTGATCGTGCTGCTGGGGGCGCGCCTCATCACCGGCGACCGCGTCACGCAGGTCGACACGAGCGAGGCGTTGCAGCTGATCCGCGACGAGCGGGTCGCCTCGGCGCTCGTCGTCGACCAGGAGCAGCGCCTCGACCTCACCCTCCGCGAGGGCGAGGAGGTCGACGGCGCGTCGCAGGTCCGCGCGAACTACGTCTTCCAGCGCGGCGACGAGATCCTCGAGCTGCTCGACGAGCACCCGCCACCGGAGGGCGTCGACGAGGAGAACCCCCAGGGCTCCATCCTCACCGGCCTGCTCTTCACCATCCTCCCGCTGCTGCTGATCCTCGGGCTCTTCTGGTTCGTGCTGTCCCGCATGAGCGGCGGCGGGAACCGCGTCATGCAGTTCGGCAAGTCCAAGGCGAAGCTCGTGAGCAAGGACATGCCGAAGGTCACGTACGCCGACGTCGCCGGGGCCCAGGAGGCCGTCGAGGAGCTGACGGAGATCAAGGAGTTCCTCTCCGACCCGCAGAAGTTCCTCTCCGTCGGCGCCAAGATCCCCAAGGGCGTGCTGCTCTACGGCCCCCCCGGGACCGGCAAGACCCTGCTCGCCCGGGCCACGGCCGGCGAGGCGGGAGTCCCCTTCTACTCGATCTCCGGTTCCGACTTCGTCGAGATGTTCGTCGGCGTCGGCGCGAGCCGCGTCCGCGACCTGTTCGAGCAGGCGAAGCAGAACGCGCCCGCGATCATCTTCGTCGACGAGATCGACGCGGTCGGTCGCCACCGCGGCGCCGGCATGGGCGGCGGTCACGACGAGCGCGAGCAGACGCTCAACCAGCTCCTCGTGGAGATGGACGGCTTCGACGTCAAGACGAACGTCATCCTCATCGCCGCGACCAACCGCCCCGACATCCTCGACCCCGCCCTGCTGCGCCCGGGCCGCTTCGACCGGCAGATCACCGTCGAGGCCCCCGACATGCAGGGCCGGCTCAAGATCCTGCAGGTCCACGGCAAGGGCAAGCCGCTCGCCGACGGCGTCGACCTCGAGTCGATCGCCCGCCGCACGCCGGGCTTCACCGGCGCCGACCTCGCGAACGTCCTCAACGAGGCCGCGCTCCTCACCGCTCGCAGCGAGCAGCAGACGATCGACAACGCGACGCTCGACGAGGCCATCGACCGCGTCATGGCCGGTCCGCAGAAGCGCACCCGGATGATGAACGACAAGGAGCGGCTCATCACCGCCTACCACGAGGGCGGGCACGCCCTGGTGGCCGCGGCGCTGCCGAACACCGACCCCGTCGCGAAGATCACGATCCTCCCGCGCGGCCGGGCGCTCGGGTACACCATGGTCCTGCCGACCGAGGACAAGTACTCGACGACCCGCAACGAGATGCTCGACCAGCTCGCGTACGCCCTCGGCGGCCGGGTGGCGGAGGAGCTCGTCTTCCACGACCCGACGTCCGGCGCCGCGAACGACATCGAGAAGGCGACGGGGCTCGCCCGCAAGATGGTGACGCAGTTCGGCATGAGCGAGGCCATCGGGGCGATCAAGCTCGGCCAGGGCTCCGGCGAGGTGTTCCTCGGCCGCGACATGGGTCACGAGCGGGACTACTCCGAGTCCGTGGCCGCGACGGTGGACCGCGAGGTGCGCCGGCTCATCGAGGCCGCGCACGACGAGGCGTGGGAGATCCTCGTCGAGCACCGCGCCGTCCTCGACCGGCTCGTCCGGGAGCTCCTCGAGAAGGAGACCCTCAACGCCGAGCAGATCGCGGAGGTCTTCTCCGACGTCGTCAAGCGCGAGGCGCGCCCCGTGTGGCTGTCGAGCGAGCGGCGCGCGGTGTCCGACCTCCCGCCGGTCGACGTGCCGCCGCGCGTCAACGGCACCAACGGCGTGAGCGCCAACGGCCACGGGACGCCCAACGGCGGCTCGCACAACGGCGGGGCGCACCCGGGTGACGGCGGCTCCGCCGGCGGCACGACGGACGGCGCGGGCGCGGGCGGTCAGGGCGTCGGTACGCCCGGCGGCGGTGCGCCCGCCGGCGAGCCCGCAGGTGGGTGGAACCCGCCGGCGCCGGGCGACGCCCCCCGGCACCGCTCCTGA